The Dendrosporobacter quercicolus genome includes a window with the following:
- a CDS encoding bifunctional 3-deoxy-7-phosphoheptulonate synthase/chorismate mutase, translating into MNGLLKIKKQQKDHKTIIDFAGSKIGNGNFVVIAGPCAVESQEQMFMTAKVIQDMGTIFMRGGTFKPRTNPYSFQGLGIDGLGILEQAKKKYNVIVSTEVMSTEMVDVVSRNVDILQIGSRNMQNFDLLKKVGKTSLPVILKRGLSATIEEWLAAAEYIMCEGNRNVILCERGIRTFEKYTRNTLDLSAVLAVKQLSHLPVIVDPSHGTGRSDMILPMAKAAMAIGADGIMIEIHPNPGEALSDGDQSINFAGFTDLIGEVQKLKKVFNYC; encoded by the coding sequence ATGAATGGGTTGTTGAAAATAAAGAAACAGCAAAAGGATCATAAAACGATTATTGATTTTGCCGGAAGTAAAATAGGCAATGGAAACTTTGTTGTGATCGCCGGTCCGTGCGCAGTGGAAAGCCAGGAGCAGATGTTTATGACTGCAAAGGTAATCCAGGATATGGGAACCATATTTATGCGGGGCGGCACCTTTAAACCAAGAACAAACCCGTATTCATTCCAGGGGCTGGGGATTGATGGATTAGGTATTTTGGAACAGGCCAAAAAGAAATACAATGTCATTGTTAGTACAGAAGTGATGAGTACGGAAATGGTTGACGTTGTTTCCCGCAATGTGGATATTTTACAAATCGGGTCAAGAAATATGCAGAATTTTGATTTATTGAAGAAGGTAGGAAAAACAAGTCTGCCGGTGATTTTAAAACGAGGGCTTTCCGCAACGATTGAAGAGTGGCTGGCGGCGGCTGAATACATTATGTGTGAAGGCAACCGGAATGTAATACTGTGCGAAAGAGGAATAAGAACCTTCGAAAAATATACAAGAAATACCTTAGACCTGAGTGCTGTATTGGCGGTCAAGCAGCTTAGCCATCTGCCGGTGATTGTAGACCCGAGCCATGGCACCGGCAGAAGTGATATGATTTTGCCAATGGCCAAAGCGGCGATGGCCATTGGCGCCGACGGCATTATGATTGAGATTCATCCCAATCCGGGGGAAGCTCTGTCTGATGGAGATCAATCGATCAACTTTGCGGGTTTTACGGATTTGATTGGCGAAGTGCAAAAATTAAAAAAAGTATTTAATTATTGCTAG